A genomic stretch from Xiphophorus maculatus strain JP 163 A chromosome 16, X_maculatus-5.0-male, whole genome shotgun sequence includes:
- the mmd gene encoding monocyte to macrophage differentiation factor: MLGLSICAAPRAGLLFYSSPDTSGLCCFHLWNIKGADMKGVYSFHRFMNRRASANCRYQPTVYEHAANCYTHALLIVPAFVGMTLLHCLSDNNWERITAWVYGLGLCALFVVSTVFHIITWKKSHMRSVEQCFHMCDRVVIYFFIAASYTPWLNLRDLGPLAAHMRWFVWLMAAAGTIYVFNYHEKYKLVELAFYLTMGFFPASVVASMSNTDGLQELACGGLIYCLGVFFFKSDGVIPFAHAIWHVFVALAAAVHYYAIWKYLYNAASSKSLLQS, from the exons ATGTTAGGCCTTTCGATTTGTGCGGCTCCTCGGGCaggtttattgttttattcctCCCCAGATACATCAGGTCTCTGTTGTTTTCATCTGTGGAATATAAAAGGAGCAGATATGAAGGGTGTTTATAGTTTTCACAG ATTCATGAACCGACGGGCTTCTGCTAACTGCCGCTACCAGCCCACCGTCTACGAACATGCTGCCAACTGCTACACTCATGCA CTCCTCATCGTGCCGGCCTTCGTGGGAATGACGCTCTTGCACTGCTTGTCCGACAACAACTGGGAGCGGATCACGGCCTGGGTGTACGGACTGGGCCTGTGCGCCCTCTTCGTGGTCTCCACCGTGTTTCACATCATCACCTGGAAGAAGAGCCACATGAG GTCAGTGGAGCAGTGCTTTCACATGTGTGACCGAGTCGTCATCTACTTCTTCATCGCTGCCTCTTACACACCTTG GTTGAACCTGCGGGACCTCGGACCGTTAGCGGCTCACATGCGCTGGTTTGTGTGGCTCATGGCTGCTGCCGGGACCATTTATGTCTTCAACTATCATGAAAA GTATAAACTGGTGGAGTTGGCCTTCTATTTGACTATGGGATTTTTTCCTGCATCAGTCGTGGCATCAATG agcAACACGGACGGCCTGCAGGAGCTGGCGTGTGGAGGACTCATCTACTGCCTCGGCGTGTTCTTCTTCAAGAGCGACGGCGTCATCCCCTTTGCTCACGCCATCTGGCACGTGTTTGTGGCTCTGGCTGCCGCCGTGCATTACTACGCCATCTGGAAGTACCTGTACAACGCGGCCAGCTCCAAATCCCTCCTCCAGTCCTGA
- the hlf gene encoding hepatic leukemia factor has product MEKMARPLPINPTFLPPTHGVLKSLLENPLKLPFHHDEGFGKDKEKEKKLEDESSTASHPQSAFLGPTLWDKTLPYDGDNFQLEYMDLEEFLSENGIPANTAQSEQAAQPSQAALQQVSPPKPPTPSVVDLSSRATTSVHTAMPSQTCLHSPTAAARDTPSPIDPESIQVPMTYEPDPADLALSSVPGQEMFDPRKRKFSAEELKPQPMIKKARKIFIPEDLKDDRYWARRRKNNVAAKRSRDARRLKENQIAIRAGFLEKENAALRLEVADLRKELGRCKNILAKYEARHGPL; this is encoded by the exons ATGGAGAAAATGGCCAGACCTCTTCCTATAAACCCAACTTTCCTGCCGCCGACTCATGGAGTCCTGAAATCCCTGCTGGAAAACCCGCTGAAACTCCCGTTTCACCACGATGAAG gaTTTGGGAAGGAtaaggagaaagagaaaaagctggAAGATGAGAGCAGCACAGCCAGCCACCCCCAGTCGGCCTTCCTGGGGCCCACTCTGTGGGACAAGACCCTGCCGTACGACGGCGACAACTTCCAGCTGGAGTACATGGACCTGGAGGAGTTCCTGTCGGAAAACGGCATCCCAGCCAACACGGCCCAGAGCGAGCAGGCAGCGCAGCCGTCCCAGGCAGCACTGCAGCAGGTCTCGCCGCCCAAGCCGCCCACCCCCTCAGTGGTGGACCTCAGCAGCCGCGCCACCACCTCCGTTCACACAGCCATGCCGTCTCAGACCTGCCTGCACAGCCCAACCGCTGCAG CCAGAGACACACCCAGCCCCATCGACCCGGAGTCCATCCAGGTCCCGATGACGTACGAGCCGGACCCGGCCGACCTGGCGCTGTCCAGTGTTCCGGGTCAGGAGATGTTCGATCCCAGGAAGCGCAAGTTCTCCGCCGAGGAGCTGAAGCCGCAGCCCATGATCAAGAAAGCCCGGAAGATCTTCATTCCCGAGGACCTGAAG GATGATAGGTACTGGGCGCGACGCAGAAAGAACAACGTGGCGGCGAAGCGCTCGCGGGACGCGCGCCGCCTCAAAGAGAACCAGATCGCCATCCGAGCCGGCTTCCTGGAGAAGGAGAACGCCGCGCTGCGTCTCGAGGTGGCCGACTTGAGGAAGGAGCTGGGCCGCTGCAAGAACATTCTGGCTAAATACGAGGCGCGACATGGGCCCCTGTGA